The stretch of DNA GCGGGCTCTGTCACGCCCCCGACCTCGCACGGGGGCCGCGGGTCAGGCCAGGGAGACCAGCTCGGCGTAGCCGTCGTTCCACAGGTCCTCGTCGCCGTCGGGCAGGAGCAGCACGCGGTCGGGGTCGAGCGCGCGCACGGCGCCCTCGTCGTGGGACACGAGCACGATCGCGCCCTCGTACCGGCGGATCGCGTCGAGCACTTCCTCGCGCGAGGCAGGGTCGAGGTTGTTGGTCGGCTCGTCGAGCAGCAGCACGTTCGCGCTGGAGACGATGAGTCCCGCGAGCGCGAGGCGGGTCCGCTCTCCGCCGGAGAGCACCTTGGCCGGCTTCGCGGTGTCGTCGCCGGAGAACAGGAACGCGCCGAGGACGCTGCGCGCCTGGGTGTCGGTGAGCTCCGGCGCGGAGCGCTGCATGTTCTCGAGCACCGTGCGGTCCATGTCGAGCGTCTCGTGCTCCTGCGCGAAGTAGCCGATCTTGAGCCCGTGGCCCGGTTGGATCTCGCCGGTGTCGGACTGCAGGGTGCCGGCGAGCATCCGCAGCAGGGTCGTCTTGCCCGCGCCGTTGAGGCCGAGCACGACCACGCGGCTGCCCTTGTCGATCGCCAGGTCGACGCCGGCGAAGATCTCCAGCGCGCCGTAGGACTTGGAGAGCCCCTGGGCCATGAGCGGGGTCTTGCCGCACGGAGCCGGCTTCGGGAAGTCGATCTTGGCGACCTTGTCGGCCTGGCGGACGTCGTCGAGGCCGGACATCATCTGCTCGGCGCGCCGCAGCATCTGCTGCGCGGCGCTGGCCTTGCTGGCCTTCGCGCGCATCTTGTTGCCCTGGGCGACGAGCCGCTCGGCGGTCTTCGTCGTGATCTCGCGCTCGCGCTTGCGCCGCGCCTCGTCGGCCTCGCGCTGGCGCAGGTAGTGCTTCCAGCCGGTGTTGTAGATGTCGATCGTCGCGCGGTTGGCGTCGAGGTAGAAGACCTTGTTGACCGTCTCCTCGACCAGGTCGACGTCGTGGCTGATGATCACGA from Aeromicrobium erythreum encodes:
- a CDS encoding ABC-F family ATP-binding cassette domain-containing protein, with the protein product MITVNDVTLRFGARVLMQNVSFRVDKGDKIGLVGRNGAGKTTLTRMLSGDGQPAEGSITLSGKIGYLPQDPKSGDLSITARDRILGARGLDEALATMRKAELDMGSADPDVAERAMKAYGRAQDVFSAGGGYAAEAEAATISNALGLPDRVLDQQLQTLSGGQRRRIELARILFSDADTMLLDEPTNHLDADSITWLRGFLKTFSGGLVIISHDVDLVEETVNKVFYLDANRATIDIYNTGWKHYLRQREADEARRKREREITTKTAERLVAQGNKMRAKASKASAAQQMLRRAEQMMSGLDDVRQADKVAKIDFPKPAPCGKTPLMAQGLSKSYGALEIFAGVDLAIDKGSRVVVLGLNGAGKTTLLRMLAGTLQSDTGEIQPGHGLKIGYFAQEHETLDMDRTVLENMQRSAPELTDTQARSVLGAFLFSGDDTAKPAKVLSGGERTRLALAGLIVSSANVLLLDEPTNNLDPASREEVLDAIRRYEGAIVLVSHDEGAVRALDPDRVLLLPDGDEDLWNDGYAELVSLA